From the Achromobacter xylosoxidans A8 genome, the window GTCCACCAGGGCGGCGCTGCCGCCGCTGCCCGCGGTCCCCGCTACGATGCGCGGGCCTTTCCATGGCGCATGTTCGGCATTCTTGTCCAACGCCAGGTCGATCAGCATGCCGTCCCCGTCGCCGGTAGCGACGATGCCGGCAGGCACTGTCCTCGACTGGGCGCCCCAGTGCCGCAGCCATTGGGCCACGCTCTCGCCCGCTTCCTTGCGCGCGCAGCGCACCAGCACGTGCAGGCCCTGCAACTGGGGGGCCGCGCCGGAGGGTTCGTCCGCCTGTTCCAGCACGAAGGAAACGGAAAAGCTGCTGCCCAGCCCCGGTTCGCTGATGACTTGGATACGGGTCCCCATGAACGCCGCCAGGCGGGCGCACAGGAACAGGCCCAGGCCGAGGCCCGCGCCGCGCTCAGCCCGAGGGCCGGCGCCGGCCTGATGGAAAGGCTTGAACAGCATGGCCTGTTCGGACGGGGAGATGCCGATGCCGCTATCGGCAATCTGCAGGTCTAGACGTACTCTGGCGTCGGGCATTGCCTGGGCTCGCAGCCTGGCGACGACGTGACCGGAATCCGTGAACTTGATGGCGTTGCTCAGCAGATTGCTCAGGATTTGCCGGATGCGGCCGGCGTCGCCGTGGACGCAATCCGGCACCGCGGTGTCCAGGCAGCCGTAGATGATCAGTCCCTTCTGTTCGGCCATCGGGGCATGGGCCGCCAGCGTGCTTTCGACCAGCTCGCGCGGGTCGAACGCGCCGGCCTCCCGGGCGAACTGGCCGGACTCTATCCTGGCGATGTCGAGCAGGTCGCCGATGAGCTGTTCGAGTACGAGGGAGGCGTTCTGGATGCGGCCGACGTGCTGCCGTTGCTCCGCGTCAAGTGCGGTCATGCCCAGCACTTCGAGAGTACCCAGCAGCCCGTACAGCGGCGCGCGGATCTCGCGGGTGATGTTGGACAGGATACCGGCCCCGGATTCGTGGACCTTATCGGCCTGGGCCTTGGCGAGGCCAAGCAGATGCTCCATCTCGGCGCGCGCGCTGGTGTCGGCGAAGGCGCACAGCACCACATCCTGCCTGCGGTACTGCGTGGGGGCATAGGCTACCGCCAGCGAGCGGCCGTCATGGGCGTTGAACGCCTCGATGTTGCCTGGCTCCGTTGCAACCAGGGCTTGCTGCAACAGGCGTCTGGCATCGGGCGTATCCGGCAGAGCCTGGCCAGCGCCCGCTCCCAGCCATTGCAGCGCCAGGGCGTTGCTGAAGACCAGCCGGCCGTTGGCGCGGGAGAGCGCGCATAGCGCGCAGGGCACCGTGGCGAGCATCGTCCGGCTGAGCGCCTCGCATTCGGCGAGCGCCTGCCGCGCCGCATTCGCTGGTTGGACGACGCAACGGCTGCACCAGTACCAGAAGATGGCGCACACATAGAGTCCGGCCGCGAGCAGCAGCAAGGCGCAGGCGAAAAGCCAGGCATTAGTGTGCACGAGCGTCGGGAGGTCGAGCCTCAGCAATTCTGCATGCCGCCGCTGGACTTGTTGTTGTCCACAGTAGAGCGCGGCGGCGCAGAGCAGGGCGAGGGGAAGGGCGCAGAGGAACGCGATACTCAGGCGGCGCAGGCCGCGGCTTTTCTTCTTCAGCGGCATATCCAGTGTTGGAGTGGTGACGGCAGGCCCAGCCTTAGTGGGGCGGGGACAGAGGGGTGAAATAGGAACTGGGCTCGTAGGCCAGCAACTCGCAGAAGGTCGCGACATTGACCGCGGCGGAGATCAGGAATCCTTGAGCGACATCGCAGCCGATACGCCGCAGCAATTGCAGATCCTCCAGCGTTTCCACGCCCTCGGCCGTTACTTGCAGGCCGAGTTGCCGTCCCAGTTGGATAGAGGCCACCAGGGCGGCCGCCAGTACCTCGTCCGTTGCGGCGCCGCTGACGAACGCACGATCGATCTTCACCTCGGTGAAGGGCGTGGAGATGAGGCTGTACATTGAGCTGTAGCCCTTGCCGAAGTCATCCTGCGACAGGCCGAAACCCTTCAGGCGCAGGCGGCTTGCCCCCATGTGGAATTGGCCCGCGAGTGTCGGCATCGCGTCTTCCAGCAGTTCGAAGGTCACGTCCGAGGCGGGAACGCCCAGCCGGGCGACCATGGCATGGAGTTCGTCTGGCAGTTGCGGAAG encodes:
- a CDS encoding hybrid sensor histidine kinase/response regulator, with translation MPLKKKSRGLRRLSIAFLCALPLALLCAAALYCGQQQVQRRHAELLRLDLPTLVHTNAWLFACALLLLAAGLYVCAIFWYWCSRCVVQPANAARQALAECEALSRTMLATVPCALCALSRANGRLVFSNALALQWLGAGAGQALPDTPDARRLLQQALVATEPGNIEAFNAHDGRSLAVAYAPTQYRRQDVVLCAFADTSARAEMEHLLGLAKAQADKVHESGAGILSNITREIRAPLYGLLGTLEVLGMTALDAEQRQHVGRIQNASLVLEQLIGDLLDIARIESGQFAREAGAFDPRELVESTLAAHAPMAEQKGLIIYGCLDTAVPDCVHGDAGRIRQILSNLLSNAIKFTDSGHVVARLRAQAMPDARVRLDLQIADSGIGISPSEQAMLFKPFHQAGAGPRAERGAGLGLGLFLCARLAAFMGTRIQVISEPGLGSSFSVSFVLEQADEPSGAAPQLQGLHVLVRCARKEAGESVAQWLRHWGAQSRTVPAGIVATGDGDGMLIDLALDKNAEHAPWKGPRIVAGTAGSGGSAALVDRHSARQIGYAVQNLMRGESGPGPDTLSPIHGLLNLRILVVEGNLINRATLHDQLMRLGCHITLAADGAEGLALWNIRPFDLVMTDADMPGMSGYALARALRAQGAIAPIIALVMSATHAEEQRCEAAGMNGWLAKPIGLRALRQRLQAYAAAPRKPEIPAATPRIATESPRTGTPGVPAKYKAIFLETMDKDLVRLETAMKNGDSTDVRALLHRIRGGLAAVHMAPLLNLADDLAALLRKEGVGGTMPQQLAALIAQLRGKMREIAKESNG